The following coding sequences are from one Haemophilus haemolyticus window:
- a CDS encoding EmrA/EmrK family multidrug efflux transporter periplasmic adaptor subunit — translation MTQTAIENPSNKSVSNKTNRKKGLSIFILVLLIIGIACALYWFFFLKDFEETEDAYVGGNQVMVSSQVAGNVAKINADNMDKVHAGDILVELDDTNAKLSFEQAKSNLANAVRQVEQLGFTVQQLQSAVHANEISLAQAQGNLARRVQLEKMGAIDKESFQHAKEAVELSKANLNSSRNQLAANQALLSNVPLRQQPQIQNAMSSLKQAWLNLQRTKIRSPIDGYVARRNAQVGQAVSVGGALMAVVSNEQMWLEANFKETQLTNMRIAQPVKIHFDLYGKNKEFDGVINGIEMGTGNAFSLLPSQNATGNWIKVVQRVPVRIKLDPQQFSETPLRIGLSATAKVRIADSSGPMLREKSEPKTLFATDTLKYDESAVEDLIESIIQQNSH, via the coding sequence CTGTATCAAATAAAACTAACCGTAAAAAAGGCTTAAGCATTTTTATTCTTGTCCTGCTTATTATTGGTATTGCTTGTGCTTTGTATTGGTTTTTCTTCTTGAAGGATTTTGAAGAAACAGAAGATGCTTATGTGGGTGGAAATCAAGTAATGGTGTCATCACAAGTTGCGGGTAATGTAGCGAAGATTAATGCGGACAATATGGATAAAGTCCATGCAGGTGATATTCTAGTTGAATTGGATGATACGAATGCGAAACTTAGTTTCGAACAGGCAAAAAGCAATCTCGCCAATGCTGTGCGTCAGGTAGAACAGCTAGGTTTTACTGTGCAGCAATTACAATCAGCAGTGCACGCCAATGAAATTTCTTTAGCTCAAGCACAAGGAAATTTGGCACGCCGAGTTCAACTTGAAAAAATGGGTGCAATTGATAAAGAATCTTTCCAACATGCAAAAGAAGCCGTTGAGCTTTCCAAAGCAAATTTAAATTCCTCTAGAAACCAATTAGCTGCTAATCAGGCTTTATTGAGTAACGTTCCATTACGTCAACAACCGCAAATACAGAACGCAATGAGTTCACTCAAGCAGGCTTGGTTAAATTTACAACGTACAAAAATTAGAAGTCCAATTGATGGCTATGTGGCGCGTCGTAATGCTCAAGTTGGGCAAGCCGTTTCAGTGGGTGGCGCGTTAATGGCGGTGGTATCTAATGAACAAATGTGGCTAGAAGCTAACTTCAAAGAAACCCAATTAACGAATATGCGGATTGCTCAGCCAGTGAAAATTCATTTTGATTTATACGGTAAAAATAAAGAATTTGATGGCGTGATAAATGGCATTGAAATGGGGACTGGTAATGCATTTTCTCTTTTACCTTCACAAAATGCTACGGGTAACTGGATTAAAGTAGTGCAACGAGTGCCTGTGCGAATTAAATTAGATCCACAACAATTTTCTGAAACGCCATTACGAATTGGTCTTTCTGCAACGGCAAAAGTAAGAATTGCAGATTCATCTGGTCCAATGTTGCGAGAAAAATCAGAACCGAAAACTTTATTTGCTACTGATACACTCAAATATGATGAAAGTGCGGTAGAAGATTTGATTGAATCTATCATTCAGCAAAACAGCCATTAA